In one window of Nodosilinea sp. PGN35 DNA:
- the epsC gene encoding serine O-acetyltransferase EpsC: MANSPESYRPAPDCGIASDRSPVPSNSHSPGPWWPDPDDPSASPPERSRAALFAPGWLALGLHRVAHTLHQRQVPLVPRLLSHLGRFVTGTEIHPGAQIGAGVVIRHGYGVVIGETAIVGQGSVIHQEVTLGGTGKERGKRHPTLGQGVVVGPGAKVLGNIHIGDYARIGAGAIVLRSAPSAAAVVGVPGRNLGPIVSASPTPADWQPDLEAQVLRSLFVRLQSLEAQLATLRTADPATTLPLAQSNDLIEAFFDGAGI, encoded by the coding sequence ATGGCGAATTCCCCCGAGTCTTACCGCCCCGCCCCTGACTGTGGGATTGCATCTGATCGTTCCCCTGTCCCCAGCAACTCACATTCTCCTGGGCCATGGTGGCCCGATCCAGATGACCCCAGTGCTAGCCCGCCAGAGCGATCGCGGGCGGCCCTGTTTGCCCCCGGCTGGCTGGCCCTCGGCCTTCACCGGGTGGCCCACACCCTACACCAGCGGCAGGTTCCCCTGGTGCCGCGCCTGCTGTCTCACCTGGGGCGCTTTGTCACCGGCACCGAAATCCACCCCGGTGCCCAGATTGGCGCTGGGGTGGTAATTCGCCACGGCTATGGCGTGGTGATTGGCGAGACGGCGATCGTCGGCCAGGGCAGCGTCATCCACCAGGAGGTGACCCTGGGCGGCACCGGCAAAGAGCGGGGCAAGCGCCACCCCACCCTGGGCCAGGGGGTGGTGGTGGGGCCGGGGGCCAAGGTGCTGGGCAACATCCACATCGGCGACTATGCCCGCATTGGGGCGGGGGCGATCGTCCTGCGCAGTGCCCCCAGTGCCGCCGCCGTGGTGGGGGTGCCGGGGCGCAACCTGGGACCAATTGTCTCGGCCTCCCCCACCCCCGCCGACTGGCAGCCCGACCTGGAGGCTCAGGTGCTGCGATCGCTGTTTGTCCGGCTTCAGTCTCTAGAAGCTCAGCTAGCGACTCTGCGAACCGCAGATCCCGCTACAACCCTACCCCTGGCTCAGTCCAACGACCTGATCGAAGCGTTCTTTGACGGAGCTGGCATCTGA
- a CDS encoding sulfite exporter TauE/SafE family protein, translated as MVLATALASGIGNLGLSAWVLLVLAGVFFFTSAVSMVTGSTSLITVPVLMQAGVEPHVAIATNMAALTLMSVGATIPFVGQSKLDLRRAPGLIALTLGGSALGALLLRWLPDSALSPFIAASMLVVVGVSLGLGDRGLQPSPKPLSPLWNVAGYLAAFFLAIYGGLFSGGYITLLTASFVGCFGHTFVEAIATSKLVNIFSSLIATVIFFSLGLVNVGLGLLLGAAMFLGAFLGGRVVLRLPNRWLRRIYVVTVIALALNLLLRP; from the coding sequence ATGGTGTTAGCTACGGCTTTGGCATCGGGTATTGGCAATCTGGGCCTGTCGGCCTGGGTACTGCTGGTGCTGGCCGGAGTCTTTTTTTTCACCAGTGCGGTCAGCATGGTAACCGGCAGCACCTCGCTGATCACGGTGCCCGTGCTGATGCAAGCGGGGGTAGAGCCCCATGTGGCGATCGCCACTAACATGGCTGCCCTCACCCTGATGAGCGTGGGGGCCACAATCCCCTTTGTGGGTCAGAGCAAGCTGGATCTGCGCCGCGCCCCTGGGCTGATTGCCCTCACCCTGGGGGGTTCAGCTCTGGGGGCGCTGCTGCTGCGGTGGCTGCCCGACAGCGCCCTGTCGCCCTTCATTGCGGCGTCGATGCTGGTGGTGGTGGGGGTCTCGCTGGGACTGGGCGATCGCGGCCTACAGCCCAGCCCCAAGCCCCTGTCTCCCCTCTGGAATGTGGCCGGGTACCTGGCCGCCTTTTTTTTGGCCATCTACGGCGGGCTGTTCAGCGGTGGCTACATCACCCTGCTGACGGCGTCCTTCGTGGGCTGCTTTGGCCACACCTTCGTGGAGGCGATCGCCACCAGCAAACTGGTCAACATCTTCTCGTCTCTGATTGCCACGGTGATCTTTTTCTCCCTGGGACTGGTCAACGTCGGCCTCGGGCTGCTGCTGGGGGCGGCCATGTTCCTGGGTGCATTTCTGGGCGGGCGGGTGGTGCTGCGCCTGCCCAACCGCTGGCTGCGCCGCATCTATGTCGTCACCGTCATTGCCCTGGCCCTAAATCTTCTGCTAAGACCATGA
- a CDS encoding HAD family hydrolase, whose amino-acid sequence MIEITVPGFRHLRLAHLVLDYNGTLAVDGHLLPQVGEKLTELSHDLHIHVLTADTFGLAKIGLAGLPLNLTIAPPEDQAETKRAFVSDLGAEQVVAIGNGRNDAPMLKAAALGIALVQPEGGAVETLVAADIVSTSILDALDLLSHPKRIIATLRA is encoded by the coding sequence ATGATTGAGATCACTGTTCCCGGCTTCCGTCACCTACGCTTGGCGCATCTGGTGCTCGACTACAACGGCACCCTGGCCGTCGATGGCCATCTCCTTCCCCAGGTGGGTGAAAAACTGACCGAGCTTTCCCATGATTTACATATCCACGTGCTGACTGCCGACACTTTTGGGCTGGCCAAAATCGGACTCGCGGGGCTTCCTCTCAACCTGACCATTGCCCCTCCGGAAGATCAGGCCGAAACGAAGCGGGCCTTTGTTAGCGATCTGGGTGCGGAACAGGTAGTTGCCATCGGCAATGGCCGCAACGATGCCCCCATGCTCAAAGCTGCCGCCCTGGGCATCGCCCTGGTGCAGCCCGAAGGGGGTGCGGTAGAAACCCTGGTGGCCGCCGATATCGTCTCCACCAGCATTCTCGATGCCCTCGATCTGCTCAGCCACCCAAAGCGAATCATCGCCACCCTGCGGGCCTAG
- a CDS encoding phosphatase PAP2 family protein, with protein MPHPQPPTPYGLLLSLTALIALIALGLLVAAHPALPAWDAAFLLRLHRYASPALNRGVAIATDLGTYWGVMPASGGLIALALVRRRWPVAAYLTLVTGGSAVLNLNAKLLWHRVRPALWEGIPPHADFSFPSGHATYSMTFVLALVLINWDSPRRPWLIGLGGLFALAIGASRVYLGVHFPSDVVGGWLLAIAWAVGLHQAMFRWLPLRVAAQADLPTPSRD; from the coding sequence ATGCCCCACCCCCAACCCCCCACCCCCTACGGTCTACTACTCTCCCTCACCGCCCTCATCGCCCTCATCGCCCTTGGCCTTTTAGTCGCCGCCCACCCCGCCCTGCCCGCCTGGGATGCGGCTTTTTTGCTGCGGCTGCACCGCTACGCCAGCCCAGCGCTGAATCGGGGCGTGGCGATCGCCACCGACCTGGGCACCTACTGGGGCGTGATGCCCGCCAGTGGGGGGCTGATTGCTCTGGCCCTGGTGCGGCGACGCTGGCCCGTGGCGGCCTATCTGACCCTGGTGACGGGGGGCAGCGCGGTGCTGAATCTCAACGCCAAGCTGCTCTGGCACCGGGTGCGACCCGCACTGTGGGAGGGCATTCCGCCCCATGCCGACTTCAGCTTTCCCAGTGGCCACGCCACCTACTCGATGACCTTTGTGCTGGCCCTGGTGCTGATCAACTGGGACAGCCCCCGACGGCCCTGGCTGATCGGGCTGGGGGGCCTGTTTGCCCTGGCCATTGGCGCGAGTCGGGTGTACCTGGGGGTGCATTTCCCCAGCGATGTTGTGGGGGGCTGGCTGCTGGCGATCGCCTGGGCGGTGGGCCTGCACCAGGCCATGTTTCGCTGGCTGCCGCTGCGGGTTGCGGCCCAGGCCGACTTGCCAACCCCATCGCGGGACTGA
- a CDS encoding cupin domain-containing protein, with product MTYTEINTEITNETNLIPIQADLSLLEQPKKLSTGDIKTLDEIAEFNPRFFVRRRIFLTDTMHFNIYCIEPGQSNPLHKHSGSDEILYFVQGSGDVIVGDEIAAIEAGACVHVPKDTGHEILNTGSDRMIVVLAQSPLPCLHEKVPNPPAEYRRVAAAKFSPEE from the coding sequence ATGACTTACACCGAAATCAACACCGAAATCACCAACGAAACGAACCTGATCCCCATTCAGGCCGATCTGAGCCTGCTGGAGCAGCCCAAAAAGCTGTCCACGGGGGATATCAAAACCCTGGATGAGATTGCTGAGTTTAACCCGCGCTTCTTTGTGCGGCGGCGGATCTTTTTGACCGACACCATGCACTTCAACATTTACTGCATCGAGCCGGGGCAGTCGAACCCGCTGCACAAGCACTCGGGCAGCGACGAGATCCTCTACTTTGTGCAGGGCAGCGGCGATGTGATTGTCGGCGACGAAATTGCCGCCATTGAGGCGGGGGCCTGTGTTCACGTTCCCAAGGACACGGGCCATGAGATCCTCAACACTGGCAGCGATCGCATGATTGTGGTGCTGGCCCAGTCGCCCCTGCCCTGCCTGCACGAAAAGGTGCCCAATCCTCCGGCGGAGTATCGGCGAGTGGCGGCGGCTAAGTTTTCGCCAGAGGAGTAG
- a CDS encoding MFS transporter, which produces MAETKAIAPPTVMNGLYAVGFLARASYALARTPVLALFAAYLGAGPEAIGFAVAVSTITGIFFKMPAGVVADVIGKTRTLFAGLLVFALVPFAYLFVTSYPALVAVRFLHGFATAIYGPVAMAVVVSVAGYRRAEMLSWFSSITIIGNLIGAPLGGLMLTQLAVDGNYQLRHFHIIYGVVAALGIASLLIALLVLRQHLENPVPAEKRTLAAVWQKFKSGVGEILMDRRVLLSSNMEGVQNLSVGALEAFLPIYAVVICGFSAFQAGLLWGVQILTAVLSKPLMGRLSDRHGRKGLLFGGMFACAIPFALIPWFQNYAVLLLLAAIFGLGEAIVTSSAAALVADFCSESNLGSAMGTFGTIFDIGHAAGPLLAGFLISALGDDNFRASFGIIAAILVVSAFVFRAGVREPGRG; this is translated from the coding sequence ATGGCCGAAACCAAAGCGATCGCGCCCCCCACCGTCATGAATGGCCTCTATGCCGTGGGCTTTTTGGCACGGGCCTCCTATGCCCTGGCCCGCACCCCGGTACTGGCCCTGTTTGCCGCCTACCTGGGGGCAGGCCCAGAGGCCATTGGCTTTGCGGTGGCGGTGTCTACCATTACCGGCATCTTTTTCAAGATGCCCGCCGGGGTGGTGGCCGATGTGATCGGCAAAACCCGCACCCTGTTTGCCGGGCTGCTGGTCTTTGCCCTAGTGCCCTTTGCCTACCTGTTTGTCACCTCCTACCCAGCCCTGGTGGCCGTGCGCTTTCTCCACGGCTTTGCCACCGCCATCTATGGCCCGGTGGCGATGGCGGTGGTGGTCAGCGTGGCGGGCTATCGGCGGGCTGAAATGCTCTCCTGGTTTTCGTCGATCACCATCATTGGCAACCTGATTGGTGCCCCCCTGGGCGGGTTGATGCTCACCCAGCTAGCCGTCGATGGCAACTACCAACTGCGGCACTTCCATATTATCTATGGGGTGGTGGCCGCCCTGGGTATAGCCTCGCTGCTGATTGCCCTGCTGGTGCTGCGACAGCACCTGGAGAACCCTGTGCCCGCCGAAAAGCGCACCCTGGCCGCCGTTTGGCAAAAGTTTAAGTCTGGGGTGGGCGAAATTTTGATGGATCGCCGGGTGTTGCTCAGCAGCAACATGGAAGGGGTGCAAAACCTCTCCGTCGGTGCCCTGGAGGCGTTTTTGCCCATCTATGCGGTGGTCATCTGCGGCTTCTCGGCCTTTCAGGCCGGGCTGCTGTGGGGGGTGCAAATTCTCACGGCGGTGCTGTCAAAACCGCTGATGGGGCGACTGAGCGATCGCCACGGTCGCAAGGGCCTGCTGTTTGGCGGCATGTTTGCCTGCGCCATTCCCTTCGCCCTGATTCCCTGGTTCCAAAACTACGCGGTGCTGCTGCTGCTGGCAGCCATCTTTGGCCTGGGCGAGGCGATCGTCACCTCCTCAGCCGCCGCCCTGGTGGCCGACTTTTGCAGCGAAAGCAACCTTGGCTCCGCCATGGGCACCTTTGGCACCATTTTCGACATCGGCCACGCCGCTGGCCCCCTGCTCGCCGGATTTTTGATTAGCGCCCTGGGAGACGACAATTTCCGCGCCTCCTTTGGGATTATTGCCGCCATTCTGGTGGTCTCCGCCTTTGTGTTTCGCGCTGGCGTGAGGGAACCGGGGAGGGGGTAG
- a CDS encoding chromate resistance protein ChrB domain-containing protein encodes MSWLVFSYSLPTKGQSSPRVTLWRRLKKAGAVSTKTGLHILPHRDDCLEALQWLAQEVRSAQGEALILEVGQFDGLTDPEIVELFHQARRGDYNKIRAEALALGKEAEAKSADKAAEEVPSRAIAKLRKRYNDTLQIDFFGCPEAAGAAAALLHAEQALAPPPADTLGSTTLAAYQNRRWITRPRPFIDRLACAWLIRRFIDADAAIRYGAEPEADEIAFDMPNAEFGHQGNRCSFEVMVQRFGLDKPGLLHLAELVHELDLHDGLYPHPEADGVETLVRGWQLMNVSDQELEAQGLALFDGLYAHAARLAP; translated from the coding sequence ATGTCCTGGCTGGTCTTTTCCTACTCGCTACCGACGAAAGGCCAGTCGAGCCCGCGGGTGACCCTGTGGCGACGGCTGAAAAAAGCCGGGGCGGTATCGACCAAAACGGGGCTGCACATTTTGCCCCACCGAGACGACTGCCTGGAGGCGTTGCAGTGGCTGGCCCAGGAGGTGCGATCGGCCCAGGGCGAGGCGCTGATTTTAGAGGTTGGCCAGTTCGATGGCTTGACCGACCCAGAAATTGTGGAGCTATTTCACCAGGCCCGGCGGGGCGACTACAACAAGATTCGCGCTGAGGCCCTGGCCCTGGGCAAAGAGGCTGAGGCGAAGTCGGCGGACAAGGCCGCAGAAGAAGTGCCCTCTCGGGCGATCGCAAAGCTGCGCAAGCGCTACAACGACACCCTCCAGATCGATTTTTTTGGCTGCCCAGAGGCCGCTGGGGCCGCCGCCGCCCTCCTCCACGCCGAGCAGGCCCTGGCCCCACCGCCTGCCGATACCCTGGGTTCTACCACCCTCGCCGCCTACCAAAACCGCCGCTGGATTACCCGCCCGCGCCCCTTCATTGATCGGCTGGCCTGCGCCTGGCTGATTCGCCGCTTCATCGATGCCGACGCGGCGATTCGCTATGGAGCGGAGCCCGAGGCCGACGAAATTGCCTTTGATATGCCCAATGCCGAGTTTGGCCACCAGGGCAACCGCTGTAGCTTTGAGGTGATGGTGCAGCGGTTTGGGCTAGACAAGCCGGGGCTGCTGCACCTGGCGGAACTGGTGCATGAACTCGACCTCCACGACGGGCTCTATCCCCACCCGGAGGCCGACGGCGTGGAGACCCTGGTGCGCGGCTGGCAGTTGATGAATGTGTCAGACCAGGAGCTGGAGGCCCAGGGCTTGGCTCTGTTTGACGGCTTATATGCCCACGCTGCCAGGCTGGCTCCTTAG